The nucleotide window TTCTGTTGTTATAGTAATTATAGTttagtatctttttttttcttttttttttgataaattagtTTAGTATCTTTGTAACTGGAGCTTCATCAATTTCTCAGAAATTATAGCTAGACTTTGCTATAATTTcatttgttgatagatggattACATATTATATTGGTAGAAGATGGTGTTTGATGTCTTAACATAACTCTTTTTATTACTTGTTTTCCAGtttgtcttcttcttgtctgcttttgtttttttttttgtgtaacaagCTTAAACTAACTATGGCTTTCGGTTCATGTTTTGTCTTTTAGTGCAGGTCTGTGAAAACTGTAACCTATGAGTCTTTAAACAACATTGCTAGTTGCATTAACGGAGTCTCGGCTCTTCTCTTAACACTCCTTCCCGGGAAGGCTAATATTCTCGAAGGTCTCCATGGCTGGGAGCTCAGACCCACTTTGCGTGGACCACGTTTACCACGCTGGAtgcaaaagtaaaaaaaaacaaacaatccTGTAATGATTCTTGCCAGCCTCTAATATAACTCTGTTTTTCAATTCTTGATGGCAGTGGAGTCTCTTCTTTCAATCACTTCATTCACGAGCTCTCTGTGGATTCTGATACTTCGAGCTTGGACTATTCTTctggagaagaagagagtgatGGTCCGCCGCCTGCTTCGCCGTCTTCTCAATGCTCACGCCTCTCTTGGGCCAGTGCTTCCGCAAAATCTGAAGGACACTGGTCTGACTGGATTACGTTTATTCTTTGGTGGTTGATACTTCCTTTACGGATCTTGCTATGGGTACCACAGTATTTTCTGCGTTTGTTCTTTAAACGAAGCTCGAGAGCTCCCGCGAGCCCAAGAAGGAACCAACATAGGCCACGTTTTAGCAAGACTAACTCCAGCAAATACCATGATGTTCCCAACCGTGCTACTGATAGAAGACGCGGCGTTGTTGAGGTTTGTCACTTCCAGGGTCGGTCCTAGGCAAAGCCGAATAAACATTACCCTTGGGCCCcgaaaatttttgaaaaaaaattacataagaCATAGGCTCCCAAAAGAAATGTTAAACCcccaaatttatttaaataaatttagttaGAAATTTATTCAATGTTtgtgtttttaaaatctttttaacaCATTATTTCTACTTGATGTGTTTTGTTTTGCAGGATCTTCATCTTGCTATAGAGATCTGCATAGAAGCAATTTTTGACTTTTTCCACATGGCTACACATCTTATTCTATCTCCATCGGAAGCTTTTGGAATAATGTTTTCATGGTTCTCTCCTTCCAGTCACAGCAGTAAAGAAAAGCATGACCACGTTTCGGATGATGAAACTCTGCAGACTGCCACTTTAGGAGATGCTGATCCATCTCTTACAGAAAGGCCCACACGGTTATACAACACTATGAACACAGATACTCGAACGTGTCAAGATGTCATAACAGAGCTGGGGTAGGAGCAGCAGCATAGATGTCTTGTGCCTTTTCTTTCTCTCATTCTCAACtgtttgatatttatttaatttttctccTACTTTTGATAGGTATCCTTATGAAGCTATTCGTGTTGTTACATCGGATGGATATGTTCTTCTCCTGGAAAGGATACCAAGGTATAACCTTCTTGTGACACTCACTGGTGCATCCTTTCCATTTCATGTATCATCATTGAGTGCTTTACTTGTCTTTGCAGACGTGATGCAAGGAAAGCTGTTTATCTGCAGCATGGGATTTTGGATTCTTCAATGGGGTGAGTTTCATAGTCCATTTTTCAGATGACTCGTTAAGCTGATAGGCTGATGAAGTATTGTTTTCTATATCCATTTTGCATTGTTTGTTCtcctcattcttttttttttttgtgtatctGTGCGTTCTTTAGATGGGTATCTAATGGGGTTGTTGGATCTCCAGCTTTTGCTGCTTATGACCAAGGTTCAAGCTTCATAATTTTCATTCTCCAATCTTTTATTAATTCACATACCAGCTGCTGGGATTTTCACTGTCTTTATCTTTCACAGGCTATGATGTTTTCTTAGGGAACTTTCGTGGTTTAGTTTCAAGAGATCATGTAAACAAGAACATATCTTCAAAAGAGTGAGTTCTTGACTTCCTTATGATAGTGAAGACTGGAGAAAGAACTGTCTTACCTGAGATATTTGATCAAATGCAGGTACTGGCGATACTCCATTAACGAGCACGGCACTGAGGACATCCCAGCGATGATAGAAAAAATCCATGAAATCAAAACTTCAGAGTTAAAGCTCAGCCAACCTAATAACACCGATGAAGAAATCAACAAGGAGGAGCCTTACAAGCTCTGTGCCGTCTGTCATAGCTTAGGTGGTGCTGCAATTCTGATGTACGTCATCACTCGCAAAATCAAGGAGAAGCCACACCGTCTCTCCAGACTAATCCTACTCTCACCCGCTGGATTCCACGAGGACTCCAACTTAGGCTTCACGTTGGTCGAGTACATCTTCCTTTTCGTGAGTCCGGTACTGTCTCGCTTAGTGCCTGCCTTCTACATACCGACGAGATTCTTCAGGATGCTTCTCAACAAGCTAGCGCGTGACTTCCACAACTACCCTGCTCTCGGTGGGCTTGTCCAAACGCTGATGAGTTATGTGGTTGGTGGAGACAGCTCGAACTGGGTTGGAGTCTTGGGGCTGCCTCACTACAACATGAACGATATGCCAGCTGTTTCTTTTCGTGTAGCGCAGCATCTCGCTCAGATCAAGCACACTGGTAAGTTCAGGATGTTTGATTACGGGAGCAGGAGGGGGAACGTGGAGGTTTACGGCTCTCCTGAACCGCTTGATCTAGGGGAGTCTTACAGGTTCATCGACGTGCCTGTGGATTTAGTGGCGGGGAAGAAAGATAAGGTGATTCGGCCTTCTATGGTGAGGAAACATTATAAGGTGATGAGAGAAGGTGGTGTTGATGTGTCGTTTAATGAGTTTGAGTATGCTCACCTTGACTTCACGTTCTCTCACCGGGAAGAGCTTTTGGCATATGTGATGTCAAGGCTTCTGCTTGTGGAGCCGACATCTGTTGAGCAGAGGCAGACAAGTCAGAAAGGTatgaagttgaagaagaagaaaaaggaaggTACGGTAGTGTAAGTAGCTTAAACCAACCCATGACAAGTGTGGTGAATGCTCTTAAGGGTTTGGTGTCTTTGTAATGTGTGATGTTTGTGTGTTTGAGGCTTTGAGAGTCATGTGGTTCTATGTTGATGATCTCCTATGGATTGGCTGTAATAGTGTACATAATGTCAAGTGTGATCTCATGATAGAATTGTTGTCAGGGATGCTTTTTCAGCAATATCATAGATGTTTCTATAGTGGTTTCCATGAGAATTGTGAGGTAGACAACTATTACATTTCTTTGGAACTCAGGACAGACCAATCAATCATTATACAGTGGCATGTCTAGTGGACCTATCAGGTATTTGGCTTCTTTGGGCTTAGAAGAACTAACTTGTCTACAGAACATAGTGCAATGATCAGTGAATCACAAGATTCTCATGTTTCATGAGTTAAAAGAATATCAAATACATTCAATAGaaggcatcatcatcatcatcatcttgagTTTAAATGTATACCAGTGATCTTGTTGCATTGTAAATCGATGTTTCTTTTATTCAAAGGGAACGAAGCAAAAGGACAAAAAAACAAACCCTGACTTACTCAAAAATTTCTACACCAGTAACTAAAGTGTTCACTCTGGGAGATTGAAACACATTCATTTCCTCAGACACAGAAACAAATACCAAATGAAAACAAACACGCGATTGTCCACAGGGATCTTGTGGCAGATCCTTATTTGCTTCTTCTCTTTGAGAAGGCTTTTTTGTTCTTCTCAGTCgtggcagcagcagcagcagcaactgGTGGTGTCTCTTGTTGAGGATCATCATCAGATAAAACGGTGTGAAAGAACTTCTTGGAGGAACCAACTTGGTTACAGATTAACTTGAGCATCTTCCTCCCTCTCATCCATTTCAACATCAGCTTCATATGAGTCTTGCTGTTCAATCCACTTACCCCAGCTTCCTATTGTTACATTAACACACAGTCAAAACACATTTCTCTATCTCTCCTATCAAAACACTATTCACATCCATTTCAATCCCTAAATCAAAAACCAATCCAATCAACACAATACTACCAGATACAACAAACACTAAGGATCTGAATCAATTTAAGACCTGGGCGCGGAGCCAAGTGTTGGGAACGGAGAGAGGTCCGTGTTTCTTGAAGACTTCGTAGAGAGAGCTGGAGATGACGTGAGCTTCTTGGATCGAGACCTTAGGGTTTATCTTCCTCACGTTTACAGCTCGCTCTCTCGACATGTATCTCACTAGCAGAGAGTTACAGCTCATCTCGTTCTCGATAACAGTTGCGGAGGCTCTACAGAGCTTCCTCAGTCCTCCTCCGCCGCCGGTGAACCacattctctcttcttcttcctcgccgTCACGTTCTCTCGCTTTTCTCTCGATTTCGTTCGGCCGGTACTGAGttaggtctctctctctcttgcgttgctttgataattttcaaaacaaaaagccCAATAGGCTAGGTTTGGCCCATTTTAAGTCCAACGCTCTGTTACAAAATCACCTGTTAGCTTATCCATAATTATCATTCTGTGTTCCGACAAATTATTCAGTGACAATCATTCAAactaataaacttttggctcaTTTTGTTACAAACTCACCTGTTAACTTATTCATAATTACCATTTTGTATTCTGATAAATTATTCAGTGACAATCattcaaattaataaaattaaaaattatcatttcgttgttaaaaaaaaaatatatgtaatgaCCCGCCAAAAAGTATCTTTTGAGTTATTAGTCCTAATTGCTCAGTTAAAGTTCATAATGACCCGCCAAAAATATCCATTGAACTTTATCTTGCAAACCAATATCTTTTTGAGTTTTTAGCCCCGATATAAACCATTCAATAACAAACCATCACCTCCATTTGAATGGGTAATTAGCCCCACTTATATCAATTCAATCCCTAAACCAAAACAAGTAGTCTTTTATGGTCATTATATGTGAATAACTGAAACAAACATCAAAGTCGTTGTAGTATAGTGGTAAGTATTCCCGCCTGTCACGCGggtgacccgggttcgatccccggcaacggcgttTACTTTTTTATctatacaatttttttgtttttagtttctcAGGTGCCTCAATTTTCACATTTTTAGATTTGAGCCCCTATTTTCCTCATATGTCACTTCAGAAGCCGATAATAGTAAATGCAGACAAATCGATccacttgaaaaaaaaatgcgAAGCGTAGGATAGGAGGGAGTAAATTGGCATTGTTAAGGTTCATTCCAGCAAATGTGGTTCTCAAAGTCCGATCAGTAAGCAACTCATTCGATTGTTCTGTAGTTGATTGACTCCCACATCAACAGTTTCTTGTCCTGTCTCTGGTTTGagtctttttcttttgtgtgtACTTGAAAGGTATGAATAACATGGAGCTTC belongs to Brassica rapa cultivar Chiifu-401-42 chromosome A07, CAAS_Brap_v3.01, whole genome shotgun sequence and includes:
- the LOC103831866 gene encoding uncharacterized protein LOC103831866 isoform X1, with product MQRIVDNALAVSKESVKTVTYESLNNIASCINGVSALLLTLLPGKANILEGLHGWELRPTLRGPRLPRWMQNGVSSFNHFIHELSVDSDTSSLDYSSGEEESDGPPPASPSSQCSRLSWASASAKSEGHWSDWITFILWWLILPLRILLWVPQYFLRLFFKRSSRAPASPRRNQHRPRFSKTNSSKYHDVPNRATDRRRGVVEDLHLAIEICIEAIFDFFHMATHLILSPSEAFGIMFSWFSPSSHSSKEKHDHVSDDETLQTATLGDADPSLTERPTRLYNTMNTDTRTCQDVITELGYPYEAIRVVTSDGYVLLLERIPRRDARKAVYLQHGILDSSMGWVSNGVVGSPAFAAYDQGYDVFLGNFRGLVSRDHVNKNISSKEYWRYSINEHGTEDIPAMIEKIHEIKTSELKLSQPNNTDEEINKEEPYKLCAVCHSLGGAAILMYVITRKIKEKPHRLSRLILLSPAGFHEDSNLGFTLVEYIFLFVSPVLSRLVPAFYIPTRFFRMLLNKLARDFHNYPALGGLVQTLMSYVVGGDSSNWVGVLGLPHYNMNDMPAVSFRVAQHLAQIKHTGKFRMFDYGSRRGNVEVYGSPEPLDLGESYRFIDVPVDLVAGKKDKVIRPSMVRKHYKVMREGGVDVSFNEFEYAHLDFTFSHREELLAYVMSRLLLVEPTSVEQRQTSQKGMKLKKKKKEGTVV
- the LOC103831867 gene encoding uncharacterized protein LOC103831867 — translated: MWFTGGGGGLRKLCRASATVIENEMSCNSLLVRYMSRERAVNVRKINPKVSIQEAHVISSSLYEVFKKHGPLSVPNTWLRAQEAGVSGLNSKTHMKLMLKWMRGRKMLKLICNQVGSSKKFFHTVLSDDDPQQETPPVAAAAAATTEKNKKAFSKRRSK
- the LOC103831866 gene encoding lipase 3 isoform X2, with the protein product MQNGVSSFNHFIHELSVDSDTSSLDYSSGEEESDGPPPASPSSQCSRLSWASASAKSEGHWSDWITFILWWLILPLRILLWVPQYFLRLFFKRSSRAPASPRRNQHRPRFSKTNSSKYHDVPNRATDRRRGVVEDLHLAIEICIEAIFDFFHMATHLILSPSEAFGIMFSWFSPSSHSSKEKHDHVSDDETLQTATLGDADPSLTERPTRLYNTMNTDTRTCQDVITELGYPYEAIRVVTSDGYVLLLERIPRRDARKAVYLQHGILDSSMGWVSNGVVGSPAFAAYDQGYDVFLGNFRGLVSRDHVNKNISSKEYWRYSINEHGTEDIPAMIEKIHEIKTSELKLSQPNNTDEEINKEEPYKLCAVCHSLGGAAILMYVITRKIKEKPHRLSRLILLSPAGFHEDSNLGFTLVEYIFLFVSPVLSRLVPAFYIPTRFFRMLLNKLARDFHNYPALGGLVQTLMSYVVGGDSSNWVGVLGLPHYNMNDMPAVSFRVAQHLAQIKHTGKFRMFDYGSRRGNVEVYGSPEPLDLGESYRFIDVPVDLVAGKKDKVIRPSMVRKHYKVMREGGVDVSFNEFEYAHLDFTFSHREELLAYVMSRLLLVEPTSVEQRQTSQKGMKLKKKKKEGTVV